A segment of the Symmachiella macrocystis genome:
AAGCTATGGGAAACAAAAAAGTACAAATCGCCGTCGTGGTGTTGATGCTGGTCGGAATGGTGATTTACGTAATGTCGATGGATCTCTCAGAAGATCCGGTCAACGAAGGCGACGGCGTCCCGGTGCCGGCGGCAGCGGAGTAGGTTACGGGAAACAGAAATCCGTATCAAAGGATCGACGACTGGTCACCTTGTCGTTTTTTTTGAGACCGGCTGGGGTGACTTGAGTCTGTTCTACTGACAACTCATAGAGCTTTGGCAGTTTTAACAATCGCTCGACACCGGCATCGGTGACTTGCGTGCCGTTGAGTGATAACGTTTCTAATTTGGACAGGCCGAGGAGCGACTTCAACCCCGCACTATCGATGGAAGTGCCGTCCAAAGCTAGGTCTGTCAGCGTGGTCAAAGCACGCAAATGCTCCAACCCGGCCCCAGTGATTTTCGTATACATGAGGTCCAGAGATTCCAGCGAGGTGAATCCGCCAAGATGTGCGAACGCCGCATCGTTGATAAGGGTTCGGCGAAGATTGAGATGCTTCAGTCCGTTTAACCGCGCAAGGTAGACCAGACCCGGTCCAGCAACGGTTGTCCTCTCCAAGTCGAGGTATCGGAGATTCGTCAGATCATGCAACTGCTCTAATCCGGCGTCACTTACTTTGGTGTTCGAGAGCGAAAGGGTTTCCAATTTCTTCAACTGACCGATGTGCTGCAGCCCCGCATCCGTGACACGAGTTTTGCCGAGCGCGAGCATGTTGAGTTGGTACAGATGTCGCAGCTCCGCTAGCCCCGCGTCACTAATCTGCGTATTGTAGACGTCAAGACTTTCTAACTCGCTAATTCCGCCAACGTGTCGCATCCCGGCATCGGTGATCTGCGAATATCTGAGGCCAAGACTTTTAAGGTGCTGAAAGTCGCGCAATAGGGCAATATCCTCGTCCCGCACCCTGGTAAAGCTCAAATCAACGTATCTCACACGCTGAAACAGCTCCAGGCTATCCTCATCGTCAATTAGTTTGGCCAGAGGCTTCGGACAAACGAGTTCGTAGTCGACCCTACCGCCCAGACGTTCTATAGCGGCCACCGCCTGTTGTTCGCGGTGATACGGCAACCACACGCTGAGCACTCCGCCGACGAGTAGCAACATGACGCCGACGAGCAGCATCAGCCCCGCGCGGGGCCAGCGAGATTTTTTTGGGGGGTGGGGTTCGGACATGGCGAGCGCTCCTATTTTGTGTGTCCGGGAAGTCTACCAGAAAAATGCGCGGCGGCAATTTTTGCTAGATCGTACCACCAGCGCGCTCGCCAAATTAGAACCACCGAACAAAAACAGACCGCCGACGTATCTACGCAGGCGGTCTGTTTTCATTTCGTGTGTAGCGGTCGTCTCAGACCGTTCGGCGTTTGCGTCGCCAACCGTAGCCGCACAGGGCGATGCCGCCGATGGCCAACATTGTGATGCTGGCTGGTTCGGGGACCAGCTCGGCGCCGGTGGCTGTTGTCAGATGGGCGCCGACGACAAAGCCGTTGATTTGGTTGATGTCCATGTTCCCATCCGAAATTCCCAATCCATAATTGGTCAGGAATGCGTCGAAACTCAACGGGCCGGTGAAAGGGCCTTCGGCTGGGAAAAATCCGCCGTATACCAAATGCGCCGGATTCAGCGGGTTGACCTGCGGGGCTCCCAATCCGGGAATGGTGGTGATGTTTTGTGCGGCGGTGCCGTTGATGGTCCAGTAGATGAAGAATCCATCGTAAATCACCGGAGTGGTGACCGGAACATTAAAGATTTCTGTTTTCCAACCACCGGTGGTCACATCGGCCAACGGCGCATCGGTCTTTTCAAAGATCCATTCAATCCATTGTGCTTCGGAGCTGGTGTCGGTAATCCGTTCACGCACCGTCAGACCTCCCGAACCGGCGCCGCCGATCGGTTTGGCTGTCGAGTTGATCGTCAGCGGTCCGCTCGTAAACGAATTGGGGAAGTTCGTATTCGTAACGTTATACGTGCCTCCCACCTGAATCGGTCCAGCTTGAGCCGCTGTCCCCGTCGTGACTGTCATCGCCAGAGCGACGACGATAAGTCCTGTTTTTTTGAACGCCATTTCTGTGCCTCATCGTTCGTTGAAAATCTTTGAAGAAAAATCCGTCTGGTTTCGCCGGGCACCTTCCCCACGTGTTTATCCTTCCATCATGTCCCAAGCTGCTGGCAACGACAAGCAGAATCAATGGGGACGCCTCGTGCTTTTTGCAAATAATTCCGAGCAAATTGGCGAGCCATTGGTCCCGAATTTGCCTTGAAACCTAGGCAAAACTGCCCGTTATCAACATTCCCGCTCCATTCGGTCGATGCCCCGCAGGGCTGTTGATACAATGGGGAGAAACCCGCTCGCGACGGACCGTCCGCGCTACAGGCACACCCACTGAAGGATCGTTATGAACGACGCACGTCCCTTTGTTCATCTGCATTGCCACACCCACTACAGCTTGCTCGACGGTGCCAGCAAGATTCCTGCTTTGGTTCAACAAGCCAAAGACATGGGTATGAATTCGCTGGCGATCACCGATCACGGGAATTTATTCGGCGCGCTGGAGTTCTACCAAACCTGCCAACGAGAAGGGATCAATCCGATCCTGGGCTACGAAGCCTATATCGCCCCCGGCAGCCGCTTTGATCGCAATGCGTCGCGCATGAAAGAGGCGAGTTTCCACCTCACGCTATTGGCCAAAAACTACACCGGTTTCAAAAACCTGGTCAAGCTCGCGTCGGCCGCCTACTTGGAGGGGTTTTATTACAAGCCCCGTATCGACAAGGAACTCCTGGAACGGCATCGCGAAGGTTTGATTTGCCTTTCCGGATGTGCGGCCGCGGAATTGTCGCAGCAAATCC
Coding sequences within it:
- a CDS encoding leucine-rich repeat domain-containing protein: MSEPHPPKKSRWPRAGLMLLVGVMLLLVGGVLSVWLPYHREQQAVAAIERLGGRVDYELVCPKPLAKLIDDEDSLELFQRVRYVDLSFTRVRDEDIALLRDFQHLKSLGLRYSQITDAGMRHVGGISELESLDVYNTQISDAGLAELRHLYQLNMLALGKTRVTDAGLQHIGQLKKLETLSLSNTKVSDAGLEQLHDLTNLRYLDLERTTVAGPGLVYLARLNGLKHLNLRRTLINDAAFAHLGGFTSLESLDLMYTKITGAGLEHLRALTTLTDLALDGTSIDSAGLKSLLGLSKLETLSLNGTQVTDAGVERLLKLPKLYELSVEQTQVTPAGLKKNDKVTSRRSFDTDFCFP
- a CDS encoding PEP-CTERM sorting domain-containing protein; its protein translation is MAFKKTGLIVVALAMTVTTGTAAQAGPIQVGGTYNVTNTNFPNSFTSGPLTINSTAKPIGGAGSGGLTVRERITDTSSEAQWIEWIFEKTDAPLADVTTGGWKTEIFNVPVTTPVIYDGFFIYWTINGTAAQNITTIPGLGAPQVNPLNPAHLVYGGFFPAEGPFTGPLSFDAFLTNYGLGISDGNMDINQINGFVVGAHLTTATGAELVPEPASITMLAIGGIALCGYGWRRKRRTV